One segment of Nocardioides sp. QY071 DNA contains the following:
- a CDS encoding TMEM175 family protein, which translates to MHTGRLEAFSDGVLAIAITVMVLELKPPAGDDWHALFHSTGLGLLTYVLSFVYIGIYWSNHHHLFQLVEHVDGAVLWANLHLLFWLSLYPFTTAWLDESRIAEVPTIVYGLNLLGAALAYYLLQLVVERTPSGRRTKEALGRDMKGKISPVLYIAGILLALWEPVAGIVPMVVVAAMWLVPDRRVERFLAGERGEGVA; encoded by the coding sequence ATGCACACCGGTCGCCTCGAGGCATTCAGCGACGGCGTCCTCGCCATCGCGATCACCGTCATGGTCCTGGAGCTCAAGCCGCCGGCCGGCGATGACTGGCACGCGCTGTTCCACTCCACGGGACTGGGCCTGCTGACGTACGTGCTCAGCTTCGTCTACATCGGCATCTACTGGAGCAACCACCACCACCTGTTCCAGCTGGTCGAGCACGTCGACGGCGCCGTGCTCTGGGCCAACCTGCACCTGCTGTTCTGGCTCAGCCTGTACCCGTTCACCACCGCCTGGCTCGACGAAAGCCGCATCGCCGAGGTGCCGACGATCGTCTACGGTCTCAACCTGCTCGGCGCTGCCCTCGCCTACTACCTGCTGCAGCTGGTCGTCGAGCGCACGCCGTCCGGTCGGCGTACCAAGGAAGCGCTCGGCCGCGACATGAAGGGCAAGATCTCGCCCGTCCTCTACATCGCCGGCATCCTGCTTGCGCTGTGGGAGCCGGTCGCCGGGATCGTGCCGATGGTGGTCGTGGCCGCGATGTGGCTGGTGCCGGACCGGCGGGTCGAGCGGTTCCTGGCGGGGGAGCGGGGCGAGGGCGTCGCGTGA
- a CDS encoding intradiol ring-cleavage dioxygenase, with amino-acid sequence MSTPVPPEQQAREQDLVERVLRSFDATADPRLKELMQALTRHLHAFLREVRLTEAEWEAGIGFLTDAGHITDERRQEFILLSDVLGASMQTIAMNNQAHGDATEATVFGPFFVDGSPRIESGGDIARGAAGEPCWVEGTVTDTDGNPVPGARIEVWEADDDGFYDVQYDDDRTAARAHLHSGPDGSYAFWAITPTPYPIPHDGPVGRMLAATGRSPMRASHLHFMVTAAGRRTLVTHIFVEGDELLDRDSVFGVKDSLVKRFEQQPAGTPAPADRVVDGAWSRVRFDIVLAPA; translated from the coding sequence ATGAGCACGCCCGTCCCACCCGAGCAGCAGGCCCGCGAGCAGGACCTGGTCGAGCGCGTGCTGCGCTCCTTCGACGCCACCGCCGACCCGCGCCTGAAGGAGCTGATGCAGGCGCTGACCCGGCACTTGCACGCCTTCCTGCGCGAGGTCCGGCTGACCGAGGCCGAGTGGGAGGCCGGGATCGGCTTCCTCACCGACGCGGGACACATCACCGACGAGCGGCGCCAGGAGTTCATCCTGCTCTCCGACGTGCTCGGCGCGTCCATGCAGACGATCGCGATGAACAACCAGGCCCACGGCGACGCCACCGAGGCCACCGTGTTCGGACCGTTCTTCGTCGACGGCTCGCCGCGGATCGAGTCCGGCGGCGACATCGCCCGTGGCGCGGCGGGCGAGCCGTGCTGGGTCGAGGGCACCGTCACCGACACCGACGGCAACCCCGTGCCGGGCGCACGGATCGAGGTGTGGGAGGCCGACGACGACGGCTTCTACGACGTGCAGTACGACGACGACCGGACCGCCGCACGCGCCCACCTGCACAGCGGGCCGGACGGGAGCTATGCCTTCTGGGCGATCACGCCGACGCCGTACCCGATCCCGCACGACGGTCCGGTCGGCCGGATGCTCGCGGCCACCGGCCGCTCCCCGATGCGCGCCTCGCACCTGCACTTCATGGTCACCGCCGCCGGGCGGCGCACCCTGGTCACGCACATCTTCGTCGAGGGCGACGAGCTGCTCGACCGCGACTCGGTCTTCGGCGTGAAGGACTCGCTGGTCAAGAGGTTCGAGCAGCAGCCGGCGGGTACCCCCGCTCCCGCGGACCGCGTGGTCGACGGGGCCTGGTCCCGGGTGCGCTTCGACATCGTGCTGGCCCCGGCCTAG
- a CDS encoding FAD-dependent monooxygenase: protein MAEFNDGIADTELPAVEDVVETEVLVVGSGPGGAAAALFLSTLGVPNIMITKYRWTANTPRAHITNQRAMEVFRDLGIEQQVLADATPHELCGDTVFCTSIAGEEIGRIHTWGTRPDREADYQLASPCLTVDIPQTYLEPILVRNATERGTQARFSTEYLSHVQDDDKVDVRVRDRLTGHEYTIRCRYLIGADGARSKVAADIDLPFEGAMDIAGSMNITFKADIGAYVDHRPSVLYWVIQPGSNVGGIGTGLVRMVRPWDEWLIVWGYDIDEEPPHLDDAEATRIVRDLLGMPDLEPEITGYSLWGVNEMYATHLQRGRVFCVGDAIHRHPPSNGLGSNTSVQDSYNLAWKLAAVLRGEADSSLLESYSEERAPVAKRIVTRANRSAREFAEIFDALGVTGLTDPAAMAAVIEQRKDNTPEGAARRAALVTAMDRKNYEFNAHGVELGQFYESRAILSDGTRPAPSADEDLFHVMSTSPGAHLPHAWVGDNVAKRAMMDLAPYDRWTLITGVAGEAWAPAAEKVAAELGVPLASVVIGPGREVTDLYYDWSKLREVEESGALLVRPDKHVAWRAHTLAEDPGAALRTALGTLLGRDA from the coding sequence ATGGCTGAGTTCAACGACGGCATCGCCGACACCGAGCTGCCCGCGGTCGAGGACGTGGTCGAGACCGAGGTGCTGGTCGTCGGCTCGGGTCCCGGCGGCGCCGCGGCGGCGCTCTTCCTGAGCACCCTCGGGGTCCCCAACATCATGATCACCAAGTACCGCTGGACCGCGAACACCCCGCGCGCCCACATCACCAACCAGCGCGCGATGGAGGTCTTCCGCGACCTCGGCATCGAGCAGCAGGTGCTGGCCGACGCGACGCCCCACGAGCTGTGCGGCGACACCGTCTTCTGCACGAGCATCGCGGGCGAGGAGATCGGCCGGATCCACACCTGGGGCACGCGTCCGGACCGCGAGGCCGACTACCAGCTCGCCTCGCCGTGCCTGACGGTCGACATCCCGCAGACCTACCTCGAGCCGATCCTGGTCCGCAATGCGACCGAGCGTGGCACCCAGGCGCGGTTCTCGACCGAGTACCTCTCCCACGTGCAGGACGACGACAAGGTCGACGTGCGGGTACGCGACCGGCTCACCGGCCACGAGTACACGATCCGCTGCCGCTATCTGATCGGCGCGGACGGCGCCCGCTCCAAGGTCGCCGCCGACATCGACCTGCCGTTCGAGGGCGCGATGGACATCGCCGGGTCGATGAACATCACCTTCAAGGCCGACATCGGTGCGTACGTCGACCACCGGCCCTCCGTCCTCTACTGGGTGATCCAGCCCGGCTCCAATGTCGGCGGGATCGGCACCGGGCTGGTCCGCATGGTCCGGCCGTGGGACGAGTGGCTGATCGTGTGGGGCTACGACATCGACGAGGAGCCCCCGCACCTCGACGACGCCGAAGCCACTCGGATCGTGCGCGACCTGCTCGGCATGCCCGACCTGGAGCCTGAGATCACCGGGTACTCGCTGTGGGGCGTCAACGAGATGTACGCGACGCACCTGCAGCGGGGACGGGTGTTCTGCGTCGGCGACGCCATCCACCGGCACCCCCCGAGCAACGGCCTCGGCTCCAACACCTCGGTCCAGGACTCCTACAACCTGGCGTGGAAGCTGGCCGCCGTCCTCAGGGGCGAGGCCGACTCGAGCCTGCTGGAGAGCTACTCCGAGGAGCGCGCGCCCGTCGCGAAGAGGATCGTCACGCGCGCCAACCGGAGCGCACGCGAGTTCGCGGAGATCTTCGACGCACTCGGCGTCACCGGGCTCACCGACCCGGCCGCGATGGCCGCGGTCATCGAGCAGCGCAAGGACAACACCCCCGAGGGCGCGGCCCGACGGGCCGCCCTGGTGACGGCGATGGATCGCAAGAACTACGAGTTCAACGCGCACGGCGTCGAGCTCGGCCAGTTCTACGAGTCACGGGCGATCCTGTCCGACGGCACTCGGCCGGCACCCAGTGCCGACGAGGACCTGTTCCACGTCATGTCGACCTCGCCCGGCGCGCACCTGCCGCACGCCTGGGTCGGCGACAACGTCGCGAAGCGGGCGATGATGGACCTGGCGCCGTACGACCGCTGGACACTGATCACCGGCGTCGCCGGCGAGGCCTGGGCTCCCGCCGCGGAGAAGGTGGCCGCCGAGCTCGGCGTGCCGCTGGCGAGCGTGGTGATCGGGCCCGGCCGCGAGGTCACCGACCTCTACTACGACTGGTCCAAGCTGCGCGAGGTCGAGGAGAGCGGAGCCCTCCTCGTCCGACCCGACAAGCACGTCGCCTGGCGCGCCCACACCCTCGCCGAGGACCCTGGGGCGGCCCTGCGCACCGCGCTCGGCACGCTGCTCGGGAGGGACGCGTGA
- a CDS encoding maleylacetate reductase: MRFVHDTLPQRVRLASGDAAASVAEEVAALGATRVMVIASEREAALAAAVTDGLPVALTYDEVVMHVPVEVADRARAAATDARVDVVVTVGGGSTTGLGKAVALTTGLPIIAVPTTYAGSEATDVWGLTAGAVKTTGVDRRVLPHAVVYDATLMTGLPVDLSVASGLNALAHCVDSLWAPRADPINAALAIEGARALYAGLPTVVADPRSVEGREQTVHGAYLAAVAFASAGSGLHHKICHVLGGRYDLPHAQTHAAVLPHVLALNVANAPEADARLATAFGAPTALAGLERLRTDVGAPRALRDHGFREDQIPDAVAAVLPVVPPSNPTPVTTENLTALLRAVWEGADPA, translated from the coding sequence GTGAGGTTCGTCCACGACACCCTGCCCCAGCGGGTCCGGCTCGCGTCCGGCGACGCGGCGGCCTCAGTCGCCGAGGAGGTCGCCGCCCTCGGCGCCACGCGCGTGATGGTGATCGCCTCCGAGCGGGAGGCCGCGCTCGCGGCGGCGGTGACCGACGGACTGCCCGTCGCCCTGACGTACGACGAGGTGGTCATGCACGTCCCCGTCGAGGTCGCCGACCGCGCCCGTGCGGCCGCCACCGACGCGCGGGTCGACGTGGTCGTCACCGTCGGCGGCGGCTCGACGACCGGACTCGGCAAGGCGGTCGCCCTCACCACCGGGCTCCCGATCATCGCCGTGCCGACGACGTACGCCGGCTCCGAGGCCACCGACGTCTGGGGCCTCACCGCGGGCGCCGTGAAGACCACCGGCGTCGACCGGCGGGTACTCCCCCACGCCGTCGTGTACGACGCCACGCTGATGACCGGCCTGCCCGTGGACCTCTCCGTCGCCAGCGGCCTCAACGCGCTCGCGCACTGCGTCGACTCGCTGTGGGCGCCGCGCGCCGACCCGATCAACGCGGCGCTGGCCATCGAGGGCGCCCGGGCGCTGTACGCCGGCCTGCCGACGGTCGTCGCCGATCCGCGCTCGGTCGAGGGACGGGAGCAGACCGTCCACGGCGCCTACCTCGCCGCCGTCGCCTTCGCGTCCGCCGGGTCCGGGCTGCACCACAAGATCTGCCACGTGCTGGGCGGCCGCTACGACCTCCCGCACGCGCAGACCCACGCCGCGGTGCTGCCGCACGTGCTGGCGCTCAACGTCGCGAACGCCCCCGAGGCGGACGCCCGGCTGGCGACGGCGTTCGGCGCACCCACCGCCCTGGCCGGGCTCGAGCGACTGCGCACCGACGTCGGCGCGCCGCGGGCGCTGCGCGACCACGGGTTCCGCGAGGACCAGATCCCCGACGCGGTGGCGGCCGTCCTGCCCGTCGTACCACCATCGAACCCCACGCCGGTCACCACCGAGAACCTCACCGCGCTCCTCCGTGCGGTCTGGGAAGGAGCCGATCCCGCATGA
- a CDS encoding helix-turn-helix domain-containing protein produces MRAVPEARVFEVGGVAEVGAWERHNAEALIELACALPDGAFRAREVNLQLDRVHVALVSGTAHTVSRDAALVAERPADAIAVYAALRGEALLESGGRRRVVRPGQLLVCDVDRPFLRGFGHGLEELAVKIPRPLFTEVTGLASLDAPLVIDAAGDGADPLARALVRLVGRSVAADVPVPADERAVLELVSVLATGSRGSLALAHRAAARAYIDDHLADPALSATSVAAGAGISERQLSRVFADAGTSVPRQILARRLDLAHALLAAGAAGRTVDVATRCGFASASYFSQAFRRRYGVSAGEVRRSAAS; encoded by the coding sequence ATGAGGGCGGTTCCGGAGGCGCGGGTCTTCGAGGTCGGCGGCGTGGCCGAGGTCGGTGCCTGGGAGCGGCACAACGCCGAGGCGCTGATCGAGCTCGCCTGTGCGCTCCCGGACGGGGCATTCCGCGCGCGGGAGGTCAACCTGCAGCTCGACCGGGTGCATGTCGCCCTCGTCTCCGGCACGGCGCACACGGTCTCGCGCGACGCGGCGCTCGTGGCCGAGCGTCCCGCCGACGCGATCGCCGTGTACGCCGCGCTGCGGGGCGAGGCGCTGCTCGAGTCCGGTGGCCGGCGCCGTGTGGTCCGGCCCGGACAGCTGCTGGTCTGCGACGTGGACCGCCCGTTCCTGCGGGGCTTCGGGCACGGGCTCGAGGAGCTCGCCGTCAAGATCCCGCGGCCGCTGTTCACCGAGGTCACCGGCCTGGCCTCGCTCGACGCGCCGCTGGTCATCGACGCCGCCGGAGATGGCGCCGACCCGCTCGCCCGGGCCCTGGTCCGGCTGGTCGGGCGGTCGGTGGCGGCCGACGTACCGGTGCCGGCGGACGAGCGCGCCGTCCTCGAGCTGGTCTCCGTCCTCGCCACCGGCTCCCGCGGCTCCCTCGCCCTCGCCCACCGGGCCGCTGCCCGCGCGTACATCGACGACCACCTCGCCGACCCCGCGCTCTCGGCGACCTCGGTCGCCGCCGGCGCCGGGATCAGCGAACGTCAGCTGTCACGGGTCTTCGCCGACGCCGGCACCTCGGTCCCACGCCAGATCCTCGCCCGCCGCCTCGACCTGGCCCATGCACTCCTCGCCGCCGGTGCCGCTGGGCGGACGGTCGACGTCGCCACCCGCTGCGGGTTCGCCTCGGCGTCGTACTTCTCGCAGGCCTTCCGCCGCCGGTACGGCGTCAGCGCGGGCGAGGTGCGGCGCAGCGCGGCCTCCTGA